The Cyclobacteriaceae bacterium DNA segment TGCGGTATTTTTTGGTGGCGTTGGCCATCCACTCATCGGAAGCATAAACTTTGATATCGCGATGTTTGTAAGGTATTTGTTGTGGTTTATCCAGTTTGGTCTCGTCAGCCATAGGGGTATAATTTGGACAGGGAAGTTAAGAAATTTTGAATGTAGGATTTACAGGCCCAAAACCCTTTATTTTTTAAGCAGTTGCTTTAAGGCCGATTCAAGAGCAACCTGTTCTGGTGCACCGGGCTTTAAAATAATCGTGATCGTATCGGATTTGGCGGTTCGGGTAATCGCCCCGCTCATTTTAATCCGGTCGGGGATGTGATTGCCGGTTGCAGCAATGCCGTTTTCTAAAAGTTGTTTCAAGTTTTCGAATTGCTCTTTGGTTAGCGTTACGTTAGCCGGATCGCCACCGCTGTACATACCGGTTGAACTTTCTTCCGGTTTAACCGGAATGTACTGAAGTGAGGAAACCGTTATCACATAGTGATTGGCGCTTCCATCGGCATAGGTGTATTGGGGTTGTGCGTGCATACAAGCGGTGAGAAGGGTTAGAAAACAAAGCAGGTAGAGGGTTCGCATATAGAAAGGTAATCAATTTTTTTACGGTAAGCATCATGTAATATTATCCAATGCTTTTCTAGAGTCGCCAATTATCCTTGACTTTTTTAAATCGGTAGGCGTTAGTCCGGTAACCTTTTTGAATTGAGCCGACAAATGCGCCACGCTGCTGTAACCCAACCGGTCGGCAATCTGACTTAAGTTAAGTTCATCATAGAATAATAATTCTTTGGCCCGTTCAATTTTTTGCCGGATGATGTATTGTTCAATGGTGATGCCTTCTACGGAAGAGAACAGGTTGCTCAGGTAATTGTATTCGTAATGTAGTTCTTCTGCGAGTATGTCTGACCAGTTGTGTTTACGATCCACGCGATCGCTGTGATGAACCAGTGTAATGATTTTGTTTTTGATACCCTCAATGATCCTGGCTTTCCGGTCGTCAATACG contains these protein-coding regions:
- a CDS encoding AraC family transcriptional regulator, producing MTLYIKNMVCNRCVMAVEQALNKLNLQPEKISLGEVVLKSNPTENDLHALDQELSALGFERIDDRKARIIEGIKNKIITLVHHSDRVDRKHNWSDILAEELHYEYNYLSNLFSSVEGITIEQYIIRQKIERAKELLFYDELNLSQIADRLGYSSVAHLSAQFKKVTGLTPTDLKKSRIIGDSRKALDNIT